One Luteolibacter rhizosphaerae DNA segment encodes these proteins:
- a CDS encoding TonB-dependent receptor, with the protein MNKILLLPLLPLVAQAQDALNPIIVTAGRSETAEKDVPYTIAELDSKYIEENKRRTLPEALQFTPGVLVQKTANGHGSPYVRGFTGRQKLLMVDGVRINNSAWRSGPVQYWNTIDPYSIDHIELVKSQGSVPYGSDAIGGTMNVFTKSSNFRNETEGEFFTHGAAYYEYRSNGDDSHIGRIESSFGIGGQYGVMFGVTAKDYGDIRDSAVGLMRNTGYPEQDLDFRFDMALNAQTTLTLVHQQVNQDAISRWHSTVFNPGWQHGGHVAQPGTWLARTYDQERSLTYIRVEQENEDSAFIKRWNATVSYQTTRDSEAQYRTPTDRRYQIAEIDTVGFDLTLESPLGPGDLVYGVDYYRDTTESEGYRRRAAPPLAYDRATRPIADDSTYELFGAFTQYVFKPVDQFELTAGARYTYANAELGRYWDAAAGTDQYGADRDWDHVVGSLRGIYHLNDCWSIYGGASQAFRAPNLDDLSGNLTARSGVAATGSVDVEPEEYITYELGTRHATENTSLNFAAFYTDVDDLIVGVPVSSGSATTVATNGRDGYVYGVELEGAWRFHPQWTLSGFGAWQDGRTETSAFVGGPLVDEPGSRLLPLTGSVALRWTSPAEVFWIEGRVLAAAEENRLSASDRADNQRIPSGGTPNYITYMLHGGWKATDHLDLTAGVENITNEDYRNHGSGQNEPGFNAIVGAKLHW; encoded by the coding sequence ATGAATAAAATCCTCCTCTTGCCGTTGCTGCCCTTGGTGGCACAGGCCCAGGATGCCCTGAATCCGATTATCGTCACGGCCGGCCGCTCGGAAACGGCTGAAAAGGACGTGCCCTACACCATCGCGGAGCTCGACTCGAAGTACATCGAGGAGAACAAGCGCCGGACCCTGCCGGAGGCACTTCAGTTCACCCCCGGCGTGCTTGTCCAGAAGACCGCCAATGGCCACGGCTCGCCCTATGTCCGCGGTTTCACCGGTCGCCAGAAACTCCTGATGGTCGATGGCGTCCGCATCAACAACTCCGCTTGGCGCAGCGGCCCGGTCCAATATTGGAACACCATTGATCCGTATTCGATCGATCACATCGAACTGGTGAAGAGCCAGGGATCCGTCCCCTACGGGTCGGATGCCATCGGCGGCACCATGAACGTTTTCACCAAGTCCTCGAACTTCCGGAACGAGACCGAGGGCGAGTTCTTCACCCACGGCGCGGCCTATTACGAGTATCGCAGCAATGGCGATGATTCGCACATCGGCCGCATCGAGAGTTCCTTCGGCATCGGCGGCCAGTACGGCGTCATGTTCGGCGTCACCGCGAAGGACTACGGTGATATCCGCGACTCCGCCGTCGGCCTGATGAGGAATACCGGCTACCCGGAGCAGGACCTGGATTTCCGCTTTGATATGGCGCTGAACGCGCAGACCACGCTCACCCTCGTCCACCAGCAGGTGAATCAGGATGCGATCTCGCGCTGGCACTCCACCGTCTTCAATCCCGGCTGGCAGCATGGCGGTCACGTCGCGCAGCCCGGCACTTGGCTGGCTCGCACTTACGATCAGGAGCGCTCGCTCACCTACATCCGCGTGGAGCAGGAGAACGAGGACAGTGCCTTCATCAAGCGCTGGAATGCCACCGTTTCCTACCAGACCACCCGCGACTCGGAGGCGCAGTACCGCACCCCCACCGACCGCCGCTACCAGATCGCGGAGATCGACACGGTCGGCTTCGACCTGACCCTTGAGTCTCCCCTCGGCCCCGGCGACCTCGTGTACGGCGTCGACTACTACCGCGATACCACCGAGTCGGAAGGCTATCGTCGTCGCGCTGCGCCTCCGCTCGCCTACGATCGCGCCACCCGCCCGATCGCGGATGACTCGACCTACGAGCTCTTCGGCGCCTTCACCCAGTATGTGTTCAAGCCCGTCGATCAGTTCGAGCTGACCGCCGGTGCCCGCTACACCTACGCGAATGCCGAGCTGGGCCGCTACTGGGATGCCGCCGCCGGCACCGACCAATATGGTGCGGACCGCGATTGGGATCATGTCGTCGGCTCGCTGCGCGGCATCTATCACCTGAACGATTGCTGGAGCATCTACGGCGGTGCCTCGCAGGCCTTCCGTGCCCCGAACCTGGATGACCTTTCCGGCAACCTCACCGCCCGCTCGGGCGTGGCCGCCACCGGTTCGGTGGACGTGGAGCCGGAAGAGTACATCACCTACGAGCTCGGAACCCGTCACGCCACGGAGAACACCTCGCTGAACTTTGCCGCCTTCTATACCGACGTGGACGATCTCATCGTCGGCGTGCCGGTCAGCTCGGGCAGCGCCACCACGGTGGCCACGAACGGCCGCGACGGCTACGTCTACGGCGTGGAGCTGGAAGGTGCCTGGCGCTTCCACCCGCAGTGGACGCTCTCGGGCTTCGGAGCTTGGCAGGACGGCCGTACTGAGACGAGTGCCTTCGTCGGTGGCCCGCTGGTGGATGAGCCGGGTTCGCGCCTGCTTCCGCTCACCGGTTCCGTCGCGCTGCGTTGGACCTCGCCCGCCGAGGTCTTCTGGATCGAAGGCCGCGTGCTGGCCGCTGCTGAAGAGAATCGCCTGAGCGCCTCCGACCGCGCCGACAACCAGCGCATCCCGTCCGGCGGCACGCCGAACTACATCACCTACATGCTTCACGGCGGCTGGAAGGCCACCGACCACCTCGACCTCACCGCGGGCGTGGAGAACATCACCAACGAGGACTACCGCAACCACGGCTCCGGCCAGAACGAGCCGGGCTTCAACGCCATCGTCGGCGCGAAGCTTCACTGGTAA
- a CDS encoding S1 family peptidase — protein sequence MRLLTRLITAAFAAALFSGCTVTPPAPAPDTEVPGRAVLRQAAARLTAVVISGKDELSPWVESRFTQGHGPDDADGGSAVPISPDGYFITADHVLSRSSGRNIFVVHGQQGALRATKARIVWRSASTDLALLHIPVATPRYYTWSSPDRWLPAGTPVIHSGIATGFRSEPGKLVTGIPPGKKNGTRFKHDIPLEPGDSGGAVVDAHGQLVGVNSAVEFLVPLETAFFIESEANRPNVPALQRRIEKDRQSNPNLIPAVLDSP from the coding sequence CACCGCCGCCTTCGCGGCAGCTCTCTTTAGCGGGTGCACCGTCACACCGCCGGCACCCGCACCGGACACCGAGGTGCCCGGGCGCGCCGTGCTCCGGCAGGCTGCGGCACGGCTCACCGCCGTGGTGATCTCGGGGAAGGACGAGCTTTCTCCCTGGGTGGAGAGCCGCTTCACGCAGGGACACGGCCCTGATGACGCCGATGGCGGCTCGGCGGTGCCGATCTCCCCGGATGGCTACTTCATCACCGCGGATCACGTGCTCTCGCGCTCCTCGGGCCGGAATATCTTCGTGGTCCACGGCCAGCAGGGTGCCCTGCGGGCGACCAAGGCGCGGATTGTCTGGCGCTCCGCGTCCACCGATCTGGCGCTGCTGCATATCCCGGTCGCCACCCCGCGCTACTACACTTGGAGTTCGCCGGACCGCTGGTTGCCCGCGGGCACGCCGGTCATCCACTCCGGTATCGCCACCGGCTTCCGCAGCGAGCCGGGCAAGCTCGTGACCGGCATCCCGCCGGGCAAGAAGAACGGCACCCGCTTCAAGCACGACATCCCGCTGGAGCCGGGCGATAGCGGCGGCGCCGTGGTGGATGCCCATGGCCAGCTGGTGGGGGTGAATTCCGCGGTGGAATTCCTCGTCCCCCTCGAGACCGCATTTTTCATTGAATCCGAGGCAAACCGTCCGAACGTGCCAGCGTTGCAGCGGCGGATCGAAAAGGACCGGCAAAGCAATCCCAACCTGATTCCCGCCGTATTGGATTCACCATGA